In Bombus huntii isolate Logan2020A chromosome 3, iyBomHunt1.1, whole genome shotgun sequence, a single genomic region encodes these proteins:
- the LOC126863726 gene encoding protein apterous-like isoform X1, giving the protein MGVYEERAPPTTGMHWQPASSQERGSGLAVGRQGGPGSAGGPGAVDQARDLSPCLPASMGDAARPTTLPCSPPAAHHHGPHHTPLHQTHCGTNNNCYDGPTTPYDSRDYDSPGGGQEYRNSNSNFENPSDLTMPPHTTHHHHHHHHSHLHPQTHSQEQQTTDHLHAIPKLEPPPTPPAQSEDVPGVVCAGCGLRISDRFYLQAVDRRWHAACLQCSHCRQGLDGEVTCFSRDGNIYCKKDYYRMFGSMKRCARCHAAILASELVMRARDLVFHVRCFSCAACAVPLTKGDHFGMRDGAVLCRLHYEMGAELHPSQSPPVPVYPPGPHYPGQPFPSPEFLHHHHHHPSHPSHPHHSMHPQHPHSHVSPVPLQPSTPSIPDAGSPPKVPYFNGAAVVPPPRQKGRPRKRKPKDLEAMTANIDLNADYIDMPFGRGGPATPGIPGANSRTKRMRTSFKHHQLRTMKSYFAINHNPDAKDLKQLSQKTGLPKRVLQVWFQNARAKWRRMVLKQEGKSDKCDGSVDGGSLGDLELYGNSTGSGGPPMSPPFMLGGPHSPASLASLDCA; this is encoded by the exons CAGCCGGCCAGCTCGCAGGAGCGTGGCAGCGGCTTGGCTGTGGGGCGTCAAGGGGGGCCCGGCAGTGCGGGGGGGCCCGGAGCAGTGGACCAGGCGAGGGACCTAAGTCCCTGCCTCCCTGCGTCTATGGGCGACGCTGCACGACCTACCACCTTACCGTGCAGTCCTCCTGCCGCCCACCATCACGGGCCCCATCATACACCCCTGCATCAGACCCACTGTGGAACAAACAACAACTGCTACGACGGACCTACCACCCCCTACGACTCTAGGGATTATGATTCTCCCGGAG GTGGCCAAGAATACAGGAATAGCAACAGTAATTTCGAGAACCCCAGCGACTTGACCATGCCTCCGCATACGACGCACcatcatcaccatcatcacCATTCGCATCTGCACCCGCAGACTCACTCGCAGGAGCAACAAACCACGGACCACTTGCACGCTATCCCAAAGCTGGAGCCACCACCCACTCCTCCCGCACAGTCTGAGGATGTTCCGGGGGTGGTTTGCGCCGGATGCGGTCTACGGATATCCGACAGGTTTTACTTGCAGGCGGTGGACAGGCGGTGGCACGCGGCCTGCCTTCAATGCTCTCACTGCCGTCAAGGACTCGATGGCGAAGTCACTTGCTTCAGCAGAGACGGAAACATTTACTGCAAGAAGGATTACTATCG AATGTTTGGCAGTATGAAACGATGTGCCCGATGCCACGCAGCGATCCTGGCCTCGGAGCTGGTGATGCGAGCCAGAGACTTGGTGTTCCATGTCCGTTGCTTCTCATGTGCCGCCTGCGCGGTTCCGCTGACCAAGGGCGATCACTTCGGGATGAGGGATGGTGCAGTGCTCTGTCGATTGCATTACGAGATGGGCGCGGAGCTGCACCCGTCCCAGAGTCCTCCAGTTCCGGTTTATCCACCCGGTCCGCACTATCCCGGACAACCGTTCCCCTCGCCGGAATTCCTTCaccaccatcatcatcatcccTCCCATCCGTCTCATCCGCATCACTCGATGCATCCTCAGCATCCCCACAGCCACGTAAGCCCGGTACCGCTTCAGCCTTCGACGCCATCCATACCCGACGCAGGCTCACCACCCAAGGTACCGTACTTCAATGGCGCCGCCGTCGTGCCGCCGCCAAGACAGAAGGGTAGGCCTAGGAAGAGGAAACCCAAGGATCTCGAAGCTATGACCGCCAACATAG ATTTGAACGCGGACTACATAGATATGCCCTTCGGTAGAGGAGGACCGGCGACTCCCGGCATACCTGGTGCCAATAGCAGAACAAAACGAATGAGAACGAGTTTCAAGCATCACCAGTTAAGGACGATGAAGAGTTACTTCGCGATCAATCACAATCCGGACGCGAAGGATCTCAAGCAACTTTCCCAGAAAACTGGCTTGCCAAAAAGGGTGTTACAG GTCTGGTTCCAGAACGCCCGCGCAAAATGGCGGCGCATGGTGCTGAAGCAGGAGGGGAAGTCGGACAAATGCGACGGCAGCGTGGACGGCGGTTCCCTTGGCGACCTTGAGCTTTATGGGAACAGCACCGGAAGCGGTGGACCGCCGATGAGTCCTCCATTCATGCTGGGCGGACCGCACAGTCCAGCGTCCTTGGCGTCCTTGGACTGCGCGTGA
- the LOC126863726 gene encoding protein apterous-like isoform X2: MGVYEERAPPTTGMHWPASSQERGSGLAVGRQGGPGSAGGPGAVDQARDLSPCLPASMGDAARPTTLPCSPPAAHHHGPHHTPLHQTHCGTNNNCYDGPTTPYDSRDYDSPGGGQEYRNSNSNFENPSDLTMPPHTTHHHHHHHHSHLHPQTHSQEQQTTDHLHAIPKLEPPPTPPAQSEDVPGVVCAGCGLRISDRFYLQAVDRRWHAACLQCSHCRQGLDGEVTCFSRDGNIYCKKDYYRMFGSMKRCARCHAAILASELVMRARDLVFHVRCFSCAACAVPLTKGDHFGMRDGAVLCRLHYEMGAELHPSQSPPVPVYPPGPHYPGQPFPSPEFLHHHHHHPSHPSHPHHSMHPQHPHSHVSPVPLQPSTPSIPDAGSPPKVPYFNGAAVVPPPRQKGRPRKRKPKDLEAMTANIDLNADYIDMPFGRGGPATPGIPGANSRTKRMRTSFKHHQLRTMKSYFAINHNPDAKDLKQLSQKTGLPKRVLQVWFQNARAKWRRMVLKQEGKSDKCDGSVDGGSLGDLELYGNSTGSGGPPMSPPFMLGGPHSPASLASLDCA; this comes from the exons CCGGCCAGCTCGCAGGAGCGTGGCAGCGGCTTGGCTGTGGGGCGTCAAGGGGGGCCCGGCAGTGCGGGGGGGCCCGGAGCAGTGGACCAGGCGAGGGACCTAAGTCCCTGCCTCCCTGCGTCTATGGGCGACGCTGCACGACCTACCACCTTACCGTGCAGTCCTCCTGCCGCCCACCATCACGGGCCCCATCATACACCCCTGCATCAGACCCACTGTGGAACAAACAACAACTGCTACGACGGACCTACCACCCCCTACGACTCTAGGGATTATGATTCTCCCGGAG GTGGCCAAGAATACAGGAATAGCAACAGTAATTTCGAGAACCCCAGCGACTTGACCATGCCTCCGCATACGACGCACcatcatcaccatcatcacCATTCGCATCTGCACCCGCAGACTCACTCGCAGGAGCAACAAACCACGGACCACTTGCACGCTATCCCAAAGCTGGAGCCACCACCCACTCCTCCCGCACAGTCTGAGGATGTTCCGGGGGTGGTTTGCGCCGGATGCGGTCTACGGATATCCGACAGGTTTTACTTGCAGGCGGTGGACAGGCGGTGGCACGCGGCCTGCCTTCAATGCTCTCACTGCCGTCAAGGACTCGATGGCGAAGTCACTTGCTTCAGCAGAGACGGAAACATTTACTGCAAGAAGGATTACTATCG AATGTTTGGCAGTATGAAACGATGTGCCCGATGCCACGCAGCGATCCTGGCCTCGGAGCTGGTGATGCGAGCCAGAGACTTGGTGTTCCATGTCCGTTGCTTCTCATGTGCCGCCTGCGCGGTTCCGCTGACCAAGGGCGATCACTTCGGGATGAGGGATGGTGCAGTGCTCTGTCGATTGCATTACGAGATGGGCGCGGAGCTGCACCCGTCCCAGAGTCCTCCAGTTCCGGTTTATCCACCCGGTCCGCACTATCCCGGACAACCGTTCCCCTCGCCGGAATTCCTTCaccaccatcatcatcatcccTCCCATCCGTCTCATCCGCATCACTCGATGCATCCTCAGCATCCCCACAGCCACGTAAGCCCGGTACCGCTTCAGCCTTCGACGCCATCCATACCCGACGCAGGCTCACCACCCAAGGTACCGTACTTCAATGGCGCCGCCGTCGTGCCGCCGCCAAGACAGAAGGGTAGGCCTAGGAAGAGGAAACCCAAGGATCTCGAAGCTATGACCGCCAACATAG ATTTGAACGCGGACTACATAGATATGCCCTTCGGTAGAGGAGGACCGGCGACTCCCGGCATACCTGGTGCCAATAGCAGAACAAAACGAATGAGAACGAGTTTCAAGCATCACCAGTTAAGGACGATGAAGAGTTACTTCGCGATCAATCACAATCCGGACGCGAAGGATCTCAAGCAACTTTCCCAGAAAACTGGCTTGCCAAAAAGGGTGTTACAG GTCTGGTTCCAGAACGCCCGCGCAAAATGGCGGCGCATGGTGCTGAAGCAGGAGGGGAAGTCGGACAAATGCGACGGCAGCGTGGACGGCGGTTCCCTTGGCGACCTTGAGCTTTATGGGAACAGCACCGGAAGCGGTGGACCGCCGATGAGTCCTCCATTCATGCTGGGCGGACCGCACAGTCCAGCGTCCTTGGCGTCCTTGGACTGCGCGTGA